One Epinephelus lanceolatus isolate andai-2023 chromosome 10, ASM4190304v1, whole genome shotgun sequence genomic region harbors:
- the LOC117266375 gene encoding uncharacterized protein LOC117266375: MKNLILVSLILQLVITVNVINGYKFGDIIAFPRGCEKKPFLTHYAIYVGPKSGIDVGQEGDQDIFHRSGAIKETADCIFGKLSDTKGIWPKEHDDNYFDGIDGFTVGSDDQIKQRILDTHKNCAKYKIFAHNCEHLATWVRYNEAHSVQTGTIVEHLFSLVNKSKNKDKGTEVLNKVNKAEDSAGGCATPGA, encoded by the exons ATGAAAAACCTGATCTTGGTCTCTCTGATCCTCCAGCTGGTGATCACAGTAAATGTGATCAATGGG TACAAGTTCGGAGACATCATTGCGTTTCCGAGAGGGTGCGAAAAAAAGCCCTTTCTCACGCACTATGCCATCTATGTGGGTCCAAAAAGTGGCATAGATGTTGGTCAAGAGGGTGATCAGGACATATTTCACCGCTCAG GTGCGATCAAAGAGACGGCTGACTGTATATTTGGCAAACTGTCAGACACCAAAGGAATATGGCCAAAAGAGCATGACGATAATTACTTTGATGGCATTGATGGCTTCACTGTGGGAAGTGACGACCAAATAAAGCAGCGAATCCTTGATACCCATAAAAATTGTGCCAAATATAAAATCTTTGCCCACAACTGTGAACACCTTGCTACCTGGGTGCGCTATAACGAGGCTCACTCAGTACAG aCTGGTACAATAGTTGAACATCTTTTCTCCCTTGTGAATAAATCCAAGAATAAGGACAAAGGTACAGAAGTACTGAACAAAGTGAACAAAGCTGAGGATTCGGCCGGTGGATGTGCAACTCCTGGTGCCTAA
- the LOC117266374 gene encoding phospholipase A and acyltransferase 1-like yields the protein MKHLILVALILQLLITVIDSTGEFKFGDMVAFYRKCAGKEDVYKHYAIYVGPNNKNNVGQGDNDIFHLTGHIGPVSQYKFGKFEEAKGSSTKVEVENYFDTTDGIKPANIDEHVAEIMKRIKDSKGNCQLYGPLNKNCEHFATWVRYGKPTAKQEGTFVEPIFTANEAVKKKMAEISHEYVMELNCHFTN from the exons ATGAAACACCTGATCTTGGTCGCTCTGATCCTCCAGCTGCTGATCACAGTAATAGACAGTACTGGAGAG TTTAAATTTGGAGACATGGTAGCATTCTACAGAAAATGTGCAGGAAAAGAAGATGTGTACAAGCACTATGCTATCTATGTGGGCCCAAACAATAAGAATAACGTCGGCCAAGGTgataatgacatatttcaccTCACAG GTCATATAGGCCCAGTTTCTCAATATAAGTTTGGTAAATTTGAAGAGGCAAAAGGAAGTTCAACAAAAGTGGAAGTGGAGAATTACTTTGATACGACTGATGGCATCAAACCAGCAAACATTGATGAACATGTTGCAGAGATCATGAAGCGAATCAAGGACAGCAAAGGAAACTGTCAACTATATGGACCCTTAAATAAAAACTGTGAGCACTTTGCTACCTGGGTGCGCTATGGCAAGCCTACTGCTAAGCAG GAAGGCACATTCGTTGAACCTATTTTTACAGCAAATGAGGCTGTAAAGAAAAAGATGGCAGAAATAAGTCATGAGTACGTGATGGAGCTGAATTGTCACTTTACCAACTAA